AAAATTGACacagtatgtttttttgttttttttttagattattttttgggcatttttaagcctttattgacaggacagctgaagaaatctCCCTCTTtcgggagagagaggggggaatgacatatGCGTGAAgccatacacacaaacagcccATGGTTTAAAAGGGTAGAAGAACCTCTTACTTAAAGCCCAGGCGCTCCTCCATTTTCTTCTTGAGGAACTGCTGGATGATGTCCTTGGTGACAGCATCAAAGCACTTGTGCTCCCACTTTGGTTCCTCGTTGAGAATGCGGCGCTGTACCTCCTCCTTCTCCACCTTCTCCTTCTTGCTTTCAGGGCCTTTGAAAGGTGTGTAGCCCGCCACCATCTCGTAGATACTGCAGCCCAGGGCCCACCAGTCCACTGATGTCCTGTAAGGAGTTTTGGACAGGAGCTCAGGGGCCATGTACGCTCCAGTACCAGCctggaggacagagagagatgggtagggtaggggggggggagatttAATGTGAGGTGCATCTGTAAAGCCTTTAAATACCTattatacttttaaaaaaaagcatagtGTTTTTTATATGACAGCTCTCTACTCTTTGAGATTTGAGTTCTGTAGATGGAAGCAATGATGATAGTACAGTGACATGCAATGTAAACAGTCCATTCCTGAAAggacacagaaaacagaaagaaaggtATTGGTGGAAGGACAGACTGGTAAAGAACAACTTTAAAACTGAGAGACATAACCTTCATACGTccccattgacaagtgttacaTAAGACAGCTGTCTGAGTTACTTAGAGCTTTACTCTAGTCttctcttttctgtctctctctgtgttactTTCgcctttccctccctccttccctccctctccctgtaTGACCTCACCTGCAGCCCTAATCCTAATGCCAATCCTACTACCTGTCAAGAGTCGTGTGTGTCTACACACTGACAGAGTTGTCCAGCCTCTTATATAAAGGCTGGCCATTTCTGGATGCTATAGCCTCCTGAATAAGCCTCCTGTAACATCCAGACAACACGTAATCATGCCTCTAATGTATAATTATTGCACACACCCCGAAAACTGGCAGGGAGCCGAGAGATCTCTTATTACTACTGCAAGTAGGCCTAAATCCTGAAGAATCCCTGTTACAAAAATCTTTTTTAGGAGATCCTAGGTTACAGGTGAAGTGTTGTACCGTAGGCATCCGGCACCGCATCATTAAAAAAGCTCTTagcactttttttctctctttgcgTTCCAGATTTTGATCACTAAACACACGTGGTTCTTCAAGATCTTTCCTTTACTTTAACAAGTGTGACAAGACTTTTGACTGATTAGCAGAAGCAAGATACTACATCTCCACTGAGAAAACGTAAGCAGAGTTGCATGCACAACCTTTATGCCTCTTAAAACTTACATCCATGTCTCTTGCATACAGATCTATTAAATTCCAGCAATTTGTAACTATGTTCTGTTCACCCTGAAATGTGTGGATCTGTAAACGAATAATGAACCTGTAAACTTTGGTCAGTCAAAGGGGCAAAACTTCCATGATCATACAGGTTACAGAATTAGCACCACAATTAATTAGATTTTATTTGTGAAGATCAGATCTCTCTCTTTGTCAGCTGGGTTAAAGTCAACTTGTTTGCAAACTAACATGTCTAAACATATTCAGCGTAGGTTTTTACCTGGGTCTGTCAATCTAATCAGGGACAGACTTGTGTAATGCCCACTAAGAAGATTAGGGGACCAAAGCCAGCCTTGCTTGTAGGAGGTTAGCTCAGTCACTTTGACAGGCTGAGGAGCATCAGAATACTAGATAATGAGCTTACTGGACTTTTATGGAGCTGAGAGCTTACTCTTTGCTACCCCAAGTAAGTCCTGTAGAAAAAACTGTCATCTTTTTTTAGGTCATCTGTAGGTTAATGAAATATACTGTAGGTATTATGAGACAAAAATGGAATCAAAACATTGGATATTTTGTGTTGTGTACACCGGGTCATTCTTAGATTGTTCTATTAGTGAATTGTTTTAGCTTGCGGTCATGTCCCATCTGtataatacatttttgtcaGCACCTGACTCGTGTTTAAAGCTCAGGGATTGATCTGACAGGCCatcatgttgttctgtaactgacaaccttttctttttcatgttGTCGAGTGATTCTCAGATCGATGCAAGAAATGTGCAGCACAATGTGGTGTAACATCAAACTGAAGTCATTGCTGACATGATATCTGTGTTACTCTTTCTCAAGGCAACAAGAAGACTTACAGGCTTCGTAAAGTGTCATGGGAAGAAACTGTAGCACAGCTGAGGCAACTCTCTCGAAGAAACGACTCCACAGAAATTCTCTACAACCAAGTTGCTGAGGGAAACCCTCCTACATTTACTGACTTACTACTTACTACTTTAACAAGCACGGGATCTCCAAGGTCTCTAACATAGCCCCTACACAAAATGGTGGCGTATAAATGGCCAGGCTATAATCTGACTGCTAAAGGATCAAATGAGTTACATAATAGATTCAGAGACTCATTGCACAGATCTTTAAGCAATCCCGTAATCTCTGTCCGTATTTAAAGTAAAAACCCCAACAAGACTTCAGGACAGTTTTTAGCTCTGAACTCATCTTCAGATAAGTGAACATAGACTGGCTGGAGATGTAAATCACCCAGCAACCAGTGGTCTCTGtttctttgtattttctttctgttgCGGTTTGTGTGTAAGTATGTGCGGTCTTAAACTCCAACCTTAAAGATCGGATACACATAACACAATCAGGGGAGAGTCTTTGCCGGCATTTTGGTGTATGCGACTTCAAAGACTAATAGATAAAATGGCCTTTTAGGGTAGACACCTTTCACCATGATGTAAACATCTTATTGTGATATATCCATTAACAATGCTGACATTATCCAGTTAGGTGCTCTCATGTTTAATGGCTTGCAACTTCGTGTACTTAGTGCActtcttttttgtatttttccaaCTGAAATTTGCCTTCTCAAGCAGAATAACACTGTTGTGTGTACATCTACTCACCATCTGGGTGGTGGTCTTCGTTGGTTCCATCTCTATGGCCAGACCCAAATCAGAAAGTCTGCACTGGCCTTGGCTATCCAGCAACACGTTCTCCGGCTTCATGTCACGGTATACGATATTCATTTCGTGCAGATGCAGAAGGCCGGTGGCGATCTGCGCTGTGTAGTGGATGATGCGCTTCATCTCAATGCCCTTGTCCACACCCTTGCCATCATAGCCAATACTGTAAATGTGGTATCTGAGGTCTCCTCCATTCATCAGGGTCATGACAAGGCACAGGTGGGTCTTGTTGTCATAGGCATAGGCCAAGTTGACCAGAAACAGGCTGTTAACCTTCTCCAAGATCTTCTTCTCCAACAGGGCCATCTTTtcacccttcttcttcttcagtcGCTTTTTATCCAGCTTCTTACAGGCATACATCTGGCCTGTGTGCTTCACCTGAACAGCACACACCTGGAAAAAGACAAATCATTTGTTAAAAAGGAAGAGGTTTTTTATTACCAATAATTCCAAGATTTGACTGATGAAATCATCAATCTATGCTATCACATATTTTATGATTTCGCTATTGATATTATCACAAATAATGCCCCATAACACTGATATAGAATCAGTGGTAGGACTAAAAACAAGACAGTTGGTTCAAGAAGTCAAGATTGGTTGACTTCTTGAACAGCTTTGTCTTGGCACCCTATTTGTCACCTGTCTCAGTCACATCTTGAACTAAACATTAActttttgtatcattcattccCTGTAGACAGAGGATCAGGTCTAAAATTAGCAGTTAAAAAATGATTGCCCAGTATCAAGTAGAGTTCTGTGATTCACTTCTGTACGTGCTGCTTTAAAAGAAAACTGTATTTGACAATTGCAGAAGATTTACACTAGTAGCTAGCGGCCTTCACCGTCGTTTCAATGAACAATATACTGTTAAAAATATTACTgtgatcattttttttgtctaaaCCCATTTCAACACTTCTATCATAGTATTTGTCTCAATATGTTGCCTTATTTTGGATTGTATACTCAAGCTTGTTGCTAAGAGCTTGACTCAGAAAAAAGGTTCCTCAAGGCTCAATTGTGGGTCCTCTGTATATGCCATGTATACTTCGGATTTTCTTCAGACATCACATCAATCTCAAATCTTTGAAATGATTATTACGAAATAACTCACACTGCTATTTTCTAAATCTACAATTTACACAAATACTGCTTGTCCATATATTTCCATagcagtttgttttttaaaacggACAAGTTTGAAACAGTTTTCTGTTAAATGATTTTATATTCTTAGTTgttgactttaaaaaaacaaacatgttctaCTGTTATCTTCATGTTTGAATTGAAAAAGAGATCTTGATCTCAATAAGACAATAAGAGCTTCTATTAATCATTATTTGAACGATGCTAGTTCTATCAATGCAAGACCACTACTTCCTGCAGTGCGGCTTTGTGTTTGTTACTTTATAAAACATGAGCCATGATTTTCTAAAATCCAAGAGCCTTGTATGGAACCTGACCTCATGATGTAAGGTATGATCTCTTGCCCTACAATATCTTTTCTTATGCTTCAAAGCAAATACACCTCTATACCGTAGGGTTAAGGGTTTTCCTAAGACTGGAACACTGACCATGCAGCATAATACTCTACTGTAGCACGATCATTACAATCCCAAAAGATGTAAAATGCATATTATCTTTTGATGCaatggaaatatatatatattttgaaagACACTGGAAAAGTCTTGCAACTGAAATCCTTgttaaaagatacatttaaCTTTTAACACATTTGCCAAAACACATATTTCAACAGACACGTTTGTATGCTTACCTCTCCAAAGCCTCCCTTGCCAAGAGTTCTGAACTCATAGAAGTATTTGTCATTGATGGGCTGTTTCTCATACTCTTTCCACTGGAGGAATTTATCAAAAAATGGGCTGGACTGGTATTCTGTGAAGGGTTTGCCCTGCAGATACCCTCGTACACCATCCTGGACTTTGCCTTTCATCACCTCCTCAAAGGTGGCATCTGTCACATTTTTGCATTTGTCAGCAGGCTCGTCAGAAAGAAAGGACAGGAAGCTCTTGGAGTCGGCCTTGCAATACTTGTTGATGATGTTTTGGCGCGCCTTGTCTTTTGCTGCACCTTCAGCCAGATCCCAGTCATACAGCTCATCCAGGAAATCGACAGCAAGCTTATACTCAGGTTTATTTGCCAGGAATTCACGGAAAATCTTTTTACCAATAGGCTGCCTTTCACAAACCGATGTAAAGTCCTTGTCAAGGGTAGATCGTATTGAAGCACATTGCTCCGGCTTGGGGAGAGCCAAGCTGCGACGCCGCTTTTTCATCTCCTTGTCATCACCACCCTGGGCTTTTAGGTAGGCCGTGTTGGCCACCAGGTTATCCAGTCCCCCCATGTCACACATCTTGGCAGCTGGATGTGGTCTGTCTCCCCTAAGTGACTGGGTTCTTCAGTGGCTCCCCACGGATACCCTCAGTCTTTCAGAATGTGTCTGTTTGAGAGTGCAATAGGCTCCAAAGCCAGCGTTCAAATGAGCTTCTTCACCCAGCTTACCTGCAAACCTAaggaacacagacacacccagtAATTACTCATTTAGAATTAAATACCAGAGAGGGATTTTGGCTTAAGGATCTTTGTGTGGACTATTCAAGGATGCTGTGCACAGAAAGGGAATCGTAAGCGGGCTCTGTCCTAAGAGGCTTTGTAGCCCTCTATATTTGTTCACGGTGTTCAGTAGTCTCTTACAGTGGTCCAATGGGTTCATTGACTATGGATTTAATGGCGAGACACAGTAAAAGACTCAAAAAGAAGCAGAAGACGTTGTGGAAAGAGCAAGACACATCTAACAACAGTTATAGCAGTTTTTGGAGGGTCCTCATATGAACATTGTGAGAAACTTAAgattaattttttattatttttatatttttgaacatacaacatacagaacaaacaaatacaattgaacaagaacaaaaaccctctctaccccccaccctctgcggtctcgaggaaaacaaaacaaaccaataaacaagaaaacaaaaatcataccttgcctagtcgctctcctctaattcttgtggtgttgaggtcattaggtctgatacttgtgctgctgcgtttttacataggtctatagtcgatgacttggctttgttaatccttgctgtagagagctcaagcataactatgtctaggaAGTATggcaaccactgttttatacaaagcgagtggggggggggggcagcgttgagctatcattttcttggttgcggttgagccggctagccaaattttcttctgtctcccaaacaggtgtaatttagagtcgtcattaagtaacaaaacaatcgggtcagtaggaatttgacatcctatcacatcagatattattgatgttgttttattccagaactcatgcacctcttcacactcccagaccatgtgcaggaaagttccagtttgttcaggttgacagaacatgcagtagggagtgggaatgactttagagacttatctcttctgaggagtccaatagaTTAGATTTTTAACcctaaagccgcctacacatgataagcAGCAAAACCGCGAGGTAGGGCGCAGGGCAGAGAGGCAATTTAtgtcatatttataatataatccAAAATACCATTTTACACATCATTGAACTGAGCGATATCACAATGAGTCGTTTGATATACATGTTGATTAGAGATATCTAAACCTACATATGGTGTGTGGAGATTCTGCTATATGTTTTTCAAATTGAAAGTAATGCATCCATgtgaagtattttttttattcaaaaagATTATTTGCTACATGAGAGCTGGAGCGCAGACAGATTTTAAAACTCAGTATGCACGTACTACAGGTTTTTGTCATTggttgtgtacagtatgtgtgggtTTTGATGTGTGCATAGaggcaaacacatacacaaaaggTTGTTGAAAGCATTAGAAAACCATATGTGGTAGACCATTTATGTTAACTGTTTGGAGAAGGGGGCAGGTAATATAAGATTTTTTtctgtagctcacctggtagagcgtgcacccatgtacaaaggctcagtcctcggCACAGCGggccaggttcgactccgacctgcggccctttgctgcatgtcattccccctctctctcccctttcatgtctaagctgtcctatcaaataaaggccaaaaaatgcccccaaaaaataatccttcaaaaaaaaaaaaaaattgtgttggAAATGTACACTGAAGTGTAAATAATGAAAGTAACACTAGGTACTTAGTGGGGTGCAGTAAGTGAAATTATAACCACAAGTTATCAAATAACTGATGCAGTGCTTAGTGACTACATAACCACAACAGCTGATTTCTCCACCATCGAATACACTTATAACAGCTACCActgaaaaacatcacaaaattgtaaaaaaaaaaaaaaaatgaacttgGCATACCCAAAAACCACAAGACGATAATTTTCCCTATTCATACGGTACACATCTTTCAAACGCCAGGTAAAAGGTACCAGGTAGCAGTGGTTGGTAAAATCAAGAGTCAACACAGAGACTTAGAGGATCAGACCAAAGTGGCGACAGAGCTTCTTTCTACTAGTTATAAAAAGCCTGAGGAGTATGACCTCAATCATGTGACAGAGCTGAGGTTAAACTGAGGACCTGTGATACACCTGTTACCTTCAAtgatactacacacacaagagaGGAAAGCCAAAAGATTTCAGGCAAACAGGTATTGTTTGGACTGAGCTAAAAAATTCATACAATAATCTGTATTGTCATTTTTTAACAATTCTGGTATTAGACTGCAtaaatatacatactgtattgcACACAACACTAAGTTAACATTTGCATGTTTACTGCTGTAGCACTTAAGACAAACCAGAGGTGATCTTAATTTTTACACATGTAATATGATGAATTGGCACTTTCCTTCCGACTGCTGTTGGCAGTAACCCCTACGTTACACCACCGTGGTGATGCAGGCTAATTCAGTACGATAAACCTTGGATAATTTTAGCTCATCCTTTCTCAAATGGTCTCAAGCTTTCAGTGTCTTGCACAAGATCAAGGGCTTTGCTTGCCGTCAGAGAGCTCCAGAATCACACCGTTTGACTTAAAGGTCAGGAATACGTCACCAACACAGAGCAACAAGTGTCGAAGCCGATAAATGTTTATTGGAATGATAAAAATCACAGTAATCAATCAAGTTAGATCACAATTTCCTCAGCGGAATTTTGATTGGAGTTAtcctaaaagaaaaacaaaatagtgACGGGTTACATCGAGGAAGGACagaatagtaataataattgcAATCCAACTTTCATCTTATTTACTAATATTTCACctaaatataatttgaaattcaaaattttatttttagaaaGAGGTGCCTTGCCAGTTAAGAGGAGCTGCCATAAATGTCAAATATGTCAAATGTCAATCACGTTGTAAATGGATCATAGTGTAAGTAAAGCACTTAAGCCTCCTGAGTGGATGAAAAGAGGTTATCTTCGGGATACCTGCTGAGTTGTGTAACTGTCATTAAGGGCCCATCACATACGTACATAAGAGGAATTTCTATTACTCTTCTTTTCTTCTATTCTCTACTCTGTTTTAAGGCACCTACACATGATAAGCGATTTGCTCTCTGCGTACGGCTAGGTAGGGCGCATAAAGCAAAGCGCAACGCAGGTAAACGTCATCAGgggtggcaaggaagctatttCCCATTGCTAGGTAATGACAGCTATTATCTCATTGGTTGCGCTtttgaaaggtcagcggcaactaggtcaaaattgaaataatttgaactttgactGCAGCGCAAAGCGGCAAATCAGAGCGACAGTGCGCATCGCCAGGGGTAGCACAGCACATAGTTGGGCGGCACCACTCTCCCAataggaaatcaatggaacggcCAGCGCAAAGCAATTTTGCCGCCTATCATTTGTAGGCGGCTTTAGATGTTTGATCTTTGAGCAGACTGCTGCTTTAACCTTGGGAGGATTAGCCTGACCTGAGGACAGAGGTTAAGATGGGCAGAGCATCCCACATGGTTCACTACGTGGTCTTTACATGGTCTAGCTCCATCCTCTAATGGCCTCTCCCTATGCCAACACTACAAGCAGGAACACTAATATGATACTATGCAGAAgcacagggtttctgcaggtttaaCAAGTCAaatctaagactttttaagatctttttaagaccattattaATGAAATGTAggacctttatcacaacataAACTAAGCCCTAAATTAATTTTTGTTGTCATAAGCATAGGCCAAGTTGACCAAGTTGACCAGAAACAGGCTGTTAACCTTCTCCAAGAGCTTCTTCTCACCCTTCTTCTTCAGTCGCTTTTTACACAACTTCTTACAGGCATACA
This Sander lucioperca isolate FBNREF2018 chromosome 9, SLUC_FBN_1.2, whole genome shotgun sequence DNA region includes the following protein-coding sequences:
- the grk7a gene encoding rhodopsin kinase grk7a; its protein translation is MCDMGGLDNLVANTAYLKAQGGDDKEMKKRRRSLALPKPEQCASIRSTLDKDFTSVCERQPIGKKIFREFLANKPEYKLAVDFLDELYDWDLAEGAAKDKARQNIINKYCKADSKSFLSFLSDEPADKCKNVTDATFEEVMKGKVQDGVRGYLQGKPFTEYQSSPFFDKFLQWKEYEKQPINDKYFYEFRTLGKGGFGEVCAVQVKHTGQMYACKKLDKKRLKKKKGEKMALLEKKILEKVNSLFLVNLAYAYDNKTHLCLVMTLMNGGDLRYHIYSIGYDGKGVDKGIEMKRIIHYTAQIATGLLHLHEMNIVYRDMKPENVLLDSQGQCRLSDLGLAIEMEPTKTTTQMAGTGAYMAPELLSKTPYRTSVDWWALGCSIYEMVAGYTPFKGPESKKEKVEKEEVQRRILNEEPKWEHKCFDAVTKDIIQQFLKKKMEERLGFKNNLEDPRKHEWFKNINFPRLEAGLVEPPWVPKPNVVYAKDTDEIAEFSDIKGIVLDANDDKFFNEFSTGAVPIQWQHEMIDTGLFDELNDPNRKEGGGGGGDGKSGTCILL